Proteins encoded in a region of the Aythya fuligula isolate bAytFul2 chromosome 13, bAytFul2.pri, whole genome shotgun sequence genome:
- the UTP14A gene encoding U3 small nucleolar RNA-associated protein 14 homolog A: MAEEWLGVEAAGSGGEEEGPEDGDRRHRQLLEAVSALSGRKRRKLAERSEASVQVSEFNVSSKGAGEKLVLSELLQPIRAQSALSSVKKQLSKVKQKKAVELPLSKEERERVVREAAYVKTSKDVGKWQPLVLQNRRAEQLVFPLKQEIAAVAPLERVVSAWKPRTPLEQEIFGLLHKTQQPVTDPLLTPQEKASLQAMSLEEAQRRRAELQKARVLQSYYEAKARREKKIKSKKYHRVLKKSKRRKALKEFELLQKSDPEAALAKLEELEQLRMEERMSLKHQNKGKWARSRAIMAKYDLEARKAMQEQLARNKELMQKVRVELPEEEPGDVPEEDLPPVTIPVSASRANPWMLGKPSDPAKEPEVQEAREDAAVPAAVESKEEEEEEEEVSEEEALLQEFEQKRHARQRRVGSPEQHGTDEMEAVPDPPGDSSVHPICDEEQPSAGMEPPPQAQEEILLSEQLHRVQTMEEVEALASKEPSEEQEKQPAAAGAEERAPRQEKGKAGARPAKKPTAKEKMIRLESVLSEKPQEIQCPSLPVVMEEEEGGIDQRGVISEAFAGDDVVADFHREKSKAEQDGKPQAVNLVLPGWGEWGGSGLKPSAKKIKRFLIKPPPAPPRKDQHLPHVILSEQRNIHAVAHQVSELPFPFEKHQQFEQSIRTPVGPTWNTQRAFQKLTAPRVITRAGHIIQPLSAEDLASAASGAKPVLETAPKQPPRCPQKRAR; encoded by the exons ATGGCGGAGGAGTGGCTGGGCGTGGAggcggcgggcagcggcggcgaggaggag GGCCCGGAGGATGGCGACCGGCGGCACCGGCAGCTCCTGGAGGCGGTCAGCGCCCTGTCGGGGCGCAAGCG GCGGAAGCTGGCGGAGCGCTCGGAGGCCAGCGTGCAGGTGTCTGAGTTCAATGTCAGCTCCAAAG GTGCCGGGGAGAAGCTGGTCCTGTCCGAGCTCCTGCAGCCCATCCGTGCCCAGTCCGCCCTGAGCAGCGTGAAGAAGCAGCTGAGCAAAGTGAAGCAGAAGAAGGCGGTGGAGCTGCCCCTCAGCAAGGAGGAGCGGGAGCGG GTCGTGAGGGAGGCTGCCTACGTCAAGACCTCCAAAGACGTTGGCAAGTGGCAGCCGTTGGTCCTGCAGAACCGCCGAGCAGAGCAGTTGGTGTTCCCTCTGAAGCAGGAGATCGCGGCGGTTGCCCCCCTGGAGCGAGTGGTTTCGGCATGGAAG CCACGAACTCCCCTGGAGCAGGAGATCTTCGGGCTGCTCCACAAAACGCAGCAACCCGTCACAGACCCGCTGCTGACGCCACAGGAGAAAGCCTCGCTGCAGGCGatgagcttggaggag GCCCAGCGGCGGCGAGCGGAGCTGCAGAAGGCTCGGGTCCTGCAGTCCTACTACGAAGCCAAAGCTCGGCGAGAGAAGAAGATCAAGAGTAAGAA GTACCACCGCgtgctgaagaaaagcaagaggCGCAAGGCCCTGAAGGAGTTCGAGCTGCTGCAGAAGTCGGACCCGGAGGCCGCCTTGGCaaagctggaggagctggagcagctccggATGGAG GAGCGGATGAGTCTCAAGCACCAGAACAAGGGGAAATGGGCCCGCTCCAGGGCCATTATGGCCAAGTACGACCTGGAG GCCCGCAAGgccatgcaggagcagctggcCAGGAACAAGGAGCTGATGCAGAAGGTGCGGGTGGAGCTGCCCGAGGAGGAGCCAGGGGATGTGCCTGAGGAGGACCTCCCGCCCGTGACCATCCCCGTGAGTGCCAGCAGAGCAAATCCCTGGATGCTGGGCAAGCCCAGCGACCCGGCCAAGGAACCCGAGGTGCAAGAGGCTCGCGAAGACGCTgcggtgcctgctgctgtggagagcaaggaggaagaagaggaggaggaagaggtgtCGGAGGAGGAGGCCCTGCTACAAGAATTTGAGCAGAAACGGCACGCACGGCAGCGACGGGTGGGGAGCCCTGAGCAGCACG GCACTGACGAGATGGAGGCGGTTCCTGACCCTCCTGGGGACAGCTCCGTGCACCCCATCTGTGACGAGGAGCAGCCGAGTGCAGGGAtggagccccctccccaggcccaGGAGGAGATCCTGCTGTCGGAGCAGCTGCACCGCGTGCAGACGATGGAGGAGGTCGAGGCTCTGGCCTCCAAGGAGCCCTCggaggagcaggagaagcaACCGGCGGCTGCGGGCGCAGAAGAGCGAGCGCCCCGGCAGGAGAAAGGCAAAGCTGGGGCCAGGCCTGCCAAGAAACCCACAGCCAAGGAGAAAATGATTCGCCTGGAGTCCGTGCTGTCTGAAAAGCCCCAGGAGATTCAgtgccccagcctgcccgtggtcatggaggaggag GAGGGTGGCATCGACCAGCGGGGGGTGATCAGCGAGGCGTTTGCCGGGGACGACGTGGTGGCCGATTTCCACCGGGAGAAGAGCAAGGCGGAGCAGGACGGCAAGCCCCAGGCGGTGAACTTGGTGCTGCCGGGCTGGGGCGAGTGGGGAGGCAGCGGGCTGAAGCCCAGCGCCAAGAAAATAAAACG GTTCCTGATCAAGCCCCCCCCAGCGCCTCCCAGGAAGGACCAGCACTTGCCTCACGTCATCCTGAGCGAGCAGCGCAACATCCACGCGGTGGCACATCAG GTCAGCGAGCTGCCCTTCCCCTTTGAGAAGCACCAGCAGTTCGAGCAGAGCATCCGGACGCCCGTGGGCCCCACGTGGAACACGCAGCGTGCTTTCCAGAAGCTGACCGCCCCCCGTGTCATCACCCGGGCGGGCCACATCATCCAGCCCCTCTCTGCTGAGGACCTCGCCTCAGCTGCCAGCGGAGCCAAACCAGTGCTAGAAACGGCCCCCAAGCAGCCCCCTCGCTGCCCCCAAAAGAGAGCACGATAG